In Thermotomaculum hydrothermale, a single genomic region encodes these proteins:
- the mqnE gene encoding aminofutalosine synthase MqnE has product MFSDSFLEKIFDKVKRGERVTFDEGVRLFETEDLIGLGYIADFVNRKKNGNIVYFNINRHINPTNLCINKCQFCAFYRNSLDEPGAYEMSVEQIIKTLKPEVENGCKEVHIVGGLHPEWKFEDYLAIIRGIKENFPELHIKAFTCVEFDHFSRISGLSIEEVIDKLKEAGLGSVPGGGAEVFSQRVRRILCRNKISGERWLEIAEKIHQKGLKSNATMLYGHIETYEERIDHLDRLRKLQDKTGGFNAFIPLSYHPENTELEKRLNIKGSTGIDDLKVIAVSRIFLDNFKHIKAYWVMLGKKLAQTALWFGANDLDGTVVEETVTYMAGYKTERKATIPEIVNLIKTAKRKPVERDTLYNTIREY; this is encoded by the coding sequence ATGTTTAGTGATAGTTTTCTTGAAAAGATTTTTGATAAGGTAAAAAGGGGCGAAAGGGTTACCTTTGACGAAGGGGTAAGGCTTTTCGAAACAGAGGATTTAATTGGGTTAGGCTATATTGCGGATTTTGTAAACAGAAAGAAAAACGGAAACATTGTTTACTTTAACATAAACAGGCACATAAATCCGACTAATTTGTGTATAAATAAGTGCCAATTCTGTGCTTTTTACAGAAACTCGTTAGATGAGCCTGGTGCTTATGAAATGAGCGTTGAGCAGATAATTAAAACCTTGAAACCTGAAGTTGAAAATGGCTGCAAAGAGGTGCACATTGTTGGGGGATTGCATCCTGAATGGAAGTTTGAAGATTATTTAGCAATTATCAGGGGAATAAAAGAGAATTTTCCTGAATTGCATATAAAGGCTTTTACCTGCGTTGAGTTTGACCATTTTTCAAGAATTTCAGGCCTTTCAATAGAAGAGGTGATTGATAAATTAAAAGAGGCAGGGTTGGGTTCTGTACCTGGCGGTGGGGCAGAGGTCTTCAGCCAGAGGGTTAGAAGAATTTTATGCAGAAACAAGATTTCAGGGGAAAGGTGGCTTGAGATTGCTGAAAAAATCCACCAAAAAGGGCTAAAATCGAATGCCACAATGCTCTACGGACACATAGAAACCTATGAAGAGAGGATAGACCACCTTGATAGGTTGAGAAAGTTACAGGATAAAACAGGCGGATTTAATGCATTTATTCCGTTGTCCTATCATCCAGAAAACACTGAACTTGAAAAAAGGCTAAACATTAAAGGCTCAACAGGGATAGACGATTTAAAGGTTATTGCAGTATCAAGGATTTTCCTTGACAACTTTAAGCACATAAAGGCTTACTGGGTTATGTTAGGCAAAAAACTTGCTCAAACCGCACTGTGGTTTGGGGCAAACGATTTAGACGGCACAGTTGTTGAGGAGACTGTTACCTATATGGCAGGCTATAAAACAGAGAGGAAGGCCACAATTCCTGAAATAGTGAATTTAATAAAAACTGCAAAGAGAAAACCTGTTGAAAGGGATACGCTTTACAACACAATCAGGGAATACTAA
- a CDS encoding 3-deoxy-D-manno-octulosonic acid transferase, with translation MRILYTFLLYLSYPFLYFKLKKRFGKEYIKQRKKTKIKGNFDCIIHAASVGEQVLIIPLVKEFIKNGKKVLITCATDTGFQKAKDNFGGEELVSISYLPFDFPSSLKAFFKNVKAKSLILVETEIWPNIIYFAHKNGIKIFLINGRISDKSYLSYKKLSFFLKNLFKFFEKVVVRSEKDFERFVAIGCPENKVKVCGNLKLTNKPEVKHNVKIETKKPVVVFGSTRDGEEEVILHYLNDLIKKGLFLPIFVPRHIERTGEIIEVVKNFGFEPVLSNGEVDFKLKDNEVLIVNETGKLVSYYAIADLCFVGGSLVNFGGQNFAEPLFLGKPTVTGKFLSNFEDLRDALGNYFTVAENGKELKFFIENFFENRQYFIKKAMEAAAYLESNSQSLECVLGEIKC, from the coding sequence ATGCGCATACTATATACTTTTTTGCTATATCTTTCTTATCCTTTTTTGTATTTTAAGTTAAAAAAAAGATTTGGCAAAGAGTATATTAAACAGAGAAAGAAAACTAAAATAAAAGGAAATTTTGACTGTATAATTCACGCAGCAAGCGTTGGAGAACAGGTTTTGATTATTCCTCTTGTAAAAGAGTTTATAAAAAATGGTAAAAAGGTTTTGATTACCTGTGCCACTGATACAGGGTTTCAAAAGGCAAAGGACAACTTTGGAGGAGAAGAATTGGTTTCAATCTCTTATCTTCCATTTGATTTTCCGTCATCTTTAAAGGCATTTTTTAAAAATGTAAAGGCAAAGTCTTTAATTCTTGTAGAAACTGAAATCTGGCCTAACATAATTTACTTTGCACATAAAAACGGAATAAAAATATTCCTGATTAACGGAAGAATATCAGACAAGTCTTATCTTTCATATAAAAAATTATCCTTTTTCTTAAAAAATCTCTTTAAGTTTTTTGAAAAGGTTGTTGTGAGAAGTGAAAAGGATTTTGAAAGGTTTGTGGCTATTGGTTGTCCTGAAAATAAAGTTAAGGTGTGTGGCAATCTAAAATTAACAAATAAACCTGAAGTAAAACACAATGTAAAAATAGAAACTAAAAAACCTGTTGTTGTCTTCGGTTCAACAAGGGATGGTGAAGAAGAGGTTATTCTTCATTACTTAAACGACTTAATAAAAAAAGGCTTGTTTTTACCTATATTTGTGCCAAGACACATTGAAAGAACAGGTGAGATTATTGAGGTTGTTAAAAATTTCGGTTTTGAGCCTGTTTTAAGCAATGGAGAGGTTGATTTTAAACTTAAAGATAATGAGGTTTTAATTGTTAATGAGACAGGAAAATTGGTAAGTTACTACGCTATAGCGGATTTGTGCTTTGTGGGGGGTAGCCTTGTAAATTTTGGTGGGCAAAACTTTGCAGAGCCTTTGTTTTTAGGTAAGCCGACTGTAACTGGAAAATTTCTTTCAAACTTTGAGGATTTGAGAGATGCACTTGGTAATTACTTTACAGTGGCCGAAAATGGCAAAGAATTAAAGTTTTTTATTGAAAATTTCTTTGAAAATAGGCAATATTTTATTAAAAAGGCAATGGAGGCAGCAGCTTATCTTGAAAGTAACTCTCAAAGCCTTGAATGTGTTTTAGGGGAAATAAAATGCTAA
- the lpxK gene encoding tetraacyldisaccharide 4'-kinase, which yields MLNSTLLKILLFPLYLIYVFLVNLRNFLYSAGYLKSKKLGKKVISVGNITAGGTGKTPFTITLAELIINEFGLKPCVLSRGYKRNNEGEIRVVEEGCSFVKCGDEPLLIKQRLKDKGCVIVGKNRYESAKKFGEQCGCHVYILDDGYQHRKLFRDIDICLIDCSNPFGNGKIIPYGILREPVYELKRADIIVLTRAKYAKNITLLRKTIEKINNSALIFEANLEISHFYQPVRDKIIALEDMQEKKVLSFSAIGNPLSFKADLVTAGLNVVKSFSFRDHVVPSEEKLEKLNAVANELKVDYIVATEKDWVKLKEEKVLEIFGEKLIICVSNMLLSRENDFLKYLEGKLNDKGNS from the coding sequence ATGCTAAACAGCACTTTATTGAAGATTTTACTCTTTCCTTTATATTTGATTTATGTTTTTTTGGTAAATTTAAGGAATTTTCTTTATTCTGCAGGGTATTTAAAGTCAAAAAAATTGGGAAAGAAGGTAATCTCAGTTGGAAACATAACCGCCGGGGGGACAGGAAAAACCCCTTTTACAATTACCCTTGCTGAATTAATTATTAATGAGTTTGGATTAAAACCCTGTGTGCTTTCAAGGGGGTATAAAAGAAACAATGAGGGGGAAATAAGGGTTGTTGAGGAAGGGTGTTCATTTGTAAAGTGTGGAGATGAGCCATTGCTTATAAAACAGAGGTTGAAAGATAAGGGATGTGTGATTGTCGGGAAAAATAGATACGAAAGTGCAAAAAAATTTGGCGAACAGTGTGGTTGCCATGTTTATATCCTTGATGACGGGTATCAGCATAGAAAACTATTCAGAGATATAGATATTTGCCTTATTGACTGTTCAAATCCTTTTGGAAATGGGAAGATAATACCCTATGGCATTCTAAGAGAGCCTGTCTATGAGTTAAAAAGGGCGGATATTATAGTTTTAACAAGGGCAAAGTATGCAAAAAATATAACACTTTTGAGAAAAACTATTGAAAAGATAAACAACAGTGCTTTGATTTTTGAAGCAAACCTTGAAATCAGCCATTTTTATCAACCTGTTAGAGACAAAATTATCGCACTTGAAGATATGCAGGAAAAGAAGGTTTTAAGTTTTTCCGCAATAGGTAATCCCCTTTCTTTTAAAGCAGATTTGGTTACAGCAGGCTTAAATGTGGTAAAATCATTTTCATTCAGAGACCATGTTGTGCCCAGCGAAGAAAAGCTTGAAAAATTAAATGCTGTTGCAAATGAGTTGAAAGTGGATTATATTGTTGCAACGGAAAAGGACTGGGTCAAACTAAAAGAGGAAAAAGTGCTTGAAATTTTTGGGGAAAAGTTGATAATTTGTGTTTCTAATATGCTTTTAAGCAGAGAAAATGACTTTTTAAAATACTTGGAGGGGAAATTAAATGACAAAGGAAATTCTTGA
- a CDS encoding GreA/GreB family elongation factor — MTKEILDKLTKEIKELEYELTVTLPKEIAKAAAQGDLSENAEYEAALEKQRLLQTKLMNLKKRRAEIAQIDVSRLPKDRVSYGTTVVLYDLDKDEEITYTLVMPEETEEGSDKISITSPIGKALVGKREGDEVTVRVPSGERNFEIVEIQTLHDKQ, encoded by the coding sequence ATGACAAAGGAAATTCTTGACAAACTCACCAAAGAGATTAAAGAACTTGAGTATGAGTTGACAGTAACTTTGCCTAAAGAAATTGCAAAGGCAGCTGCACAGGGGGATTTATCAGAAAACGCAGAATACGAAGCGGCTCTTGAAAAGCAGAGGCTTTTACAGACAAAGTTGATGAATTTAAAAAAGAGGAGGGCTGAGATTGCCCAGATAGATGTTTCAAGGCTTCCTAAGGACAGGGTAAGCTATGGGACAACAGTTGTTCTCTATGACCTTGACAAGGACGAAGAGATTACATACACCCTTGTAATGCCTGAGGAAACAGAGGAAGGAAGCGACAAGATTTCGATTACCTCTCCAATAGGTAAAGCGTTGGTTGGAAAGAGAGAGGGAGACGAGGTTACCGTCAGGGTGCCATCAGGGGAGAGAAACTTTGAAATAGTGGAGATTCAAACCCTGCACGATAAACAATGA
- a CDS encoding homocysteine S-methyltransferase family protein → MKDFLTALKENFLIADGAFGTYLNQKGRPANICRSEENLKNPELVIQIHKEYIEAGAKIIETNTFDGNILKLSQFELEDRFELLNKLAVQNAKKAAKGYDVYVAGSIGPTNALLKPYGNLTEEDFKDIFSSQAKILIEEGVDLLILETFSSLLEIENAVKGIRKIDSSIPIVAEITILEDGLTKFGDRPDTCFETLLNAGANVVGINCTLGPAELFNHYLPYFNKFKDTLLSAMPNSGYPVTVGDRVVYPVSEDYFKEYGLLFLENGVKLVGGCCGTTPSHIKKLADTVKEADINRKNPQYLFLRLLLQPKKTLMKAFLMIPFLKYLKN, encoded by the coding sequence ATGAAAGATTTTTTAACTGCTTTAAAAGAAAATTTTTTAATTGCAGACGGAGCATTTGGCACATACCTTAATCAGAAGGGGAGGCCTGCAAATATTTGTCGAAGCGAGGAAAATCTAAAAAATCCAGAGCTTGTAATTCAAATACATAAAGAGTATATTGAAGCAGGTGCAAAGATAATAGAGACAAATACCTTTGACGGAAATATACTTAAACTTTCTCAATTTGAACTTGAAGATAGATTCGAGCTTTTAAACAAGCTTGCTGTTCAGAATGCAAAAAAAGCGGCAAAGGGTTATGATGTTTATGTTGCAGGCTCAATTGGGCCAACAAATGCTCTTTTAAAACCTTATGGAAATTTAACAGAAGAAGATTTTAAAGACATTTTTTCATCTCAAGCAAAAATTTTAATAGAGGAAGGGGTGGATTTGCTAATCCTTGAAACCTTTTCTTCCCTACTTGAAATTGAAAATGCGGTAAAGGGAATAAGAAAGATTGATAGTTCAATTCCTATTGTGGCAGAAATAACAATACTTGAAGATGGATTAACTAAATTTGGTGACAGGCCGGATACTTGCTTTGAAACATTGCTTAATGCAGGTGCAAATGTTGTTGGCATAAACTGTACCCTTGGCCCCGCTGAGCTTTTTAATCACTATTTGCCATATTTCAATAAATTTAAAGACACACTTTTAAGTGCAATGCCCAATTCTGGTTATCCTGTTACAGTTGGAGATAGGGTTGTTTACCCTGTGTCAGAAGACTATTTCAAAGAGTATGGATTGTTATTCCTTGAAAATGGGGTAAAACTTGTTGGTGGCTGTTGCGGAACAACTCCATCTCACATAAAGAAGCTTGCTGATACGGTGAAAGAGGCTGATATTAACAGAAAAAATCCTCAATATCTTTTCTTGAGACTGCTTTTGCAGCCGAAGAAGACATTGATGAAGGCCTTTTTGATGATTCCCTTCCTGAAGTATTTAAAAAATTAG
- a CDS encoding methylenetetrahydrofolate reductase, whose protein sequence is MSVEANPPKSPSPERQLKKIKHLKELGVDAVNIAENPLARVRMSAMVYSFYIKTILGLEPILHVTCRDRNLIGLQSDLLGAYALGVRGILALTGDPTSVGEFPEATGVFDINSVGIVEMVSRMNKGFDFGMNEIKGRTNLFPGVAFNPLAYDRDKELKKLEQKIEAGAKFLQTQPVYSEDVLEYLAEIREKFSIPILVGILPLKSYAHARFLNNEFPGINIPQDILKSLENSGKNFEKGIEIAREILIKAKQYVDGAYFMPPFNRFDIIEEILK, encoded by the coding sequence ATAAGTGTTGAGGCAAATCCACCTAAAAGCCCATCACCTGAAAGGCAATTAAAGAAAATTAAGCATTTAAAAGAGTTAGGTGTTGATGCAGTAAACATTGCAGAAAACCCGCTTGCAAGGGTTAGAATGAGCGCAATGGTCTATTCCTTTTACATAAAAACTATTTTAGGCCTTGAACCTATTTTGCATGTAACATGCAGAGATAGAAATTTAATAGGCTTGCAGTCAGACCTTTTAGGCGCCTATGCTTTGGGGGTGAGGGGAATACTTGCTTTAACTGGAGACCCAACATCTGTTGGTGAATTTCCCGAAGCAACCGGTGTTTTTGATATTAATTCTGTTGGTATTGTTGAGATGGTCTCAAGAATGAACAAAGGCTTTGATTTTGGAATGAATGAGATTAAGGGAAGAACAAATTTGTTCCCGGGAGTAGCTTTCAATCCCCTTGCATATGATAGAGATAAAGAGTTGAAAAAACTTGAGCAAAAAATTGAGGCAGGGGCAAAATTTCTTCAAACCCAGCCTGTTTATTCAGAAGATGTGCTTGAATACCTTGCAGAAATCAGGGAAAAATTTTCTATCCCCATTTTAGTTGGAATACTGCCTTTAAAAAGCTATGCACATGCAAGGTTTTTAAATAATGAATTTCCAGGGATTAATATTCCTCAGGATATACTAAAATCCCTTGAAAATTCAGGGAAAAACTTTGAAAAAGGGATTGAGATAGCGAGAGAAATTTTAATAAAAGCAAAGCAATATGTTGACGGTGCTTACTTTATGCCACCATTTAACAGATTTGACATAATTGAAGAGATTTTAAAATAA
- a CDS encoding FAD-dependent thymidylate synthase, whose protein sequence is MKVILAGYNVDIDLIESAKKSRKIAPEQLTPETISAAYARISRSSKDVNLLRKEAREDVEKARKSNENIVFGLGHSSVAEHACFNFDIIGISRYATEFLENFRLASYTEKSQRYVKIGDEKIVPKEFSKSPFNELFTSIVNMQYDFYNKAYQAIETVLIEEGYDRKEAFLMAKEDARYALPLATKGQLGMTVNGRELEYIIQRLQAERVEEVKELGKKLYEEAYYIAPSLIKYTEPEEYHKLYPELKKKVVSLVSEKNFPIIFAKTDVYMVDNTPNPDEEILTSILFSHYNVSYQTAKTVVSLLSFDEKKSLFLEIYRNLKPYHSLLREFERASFTFQITLSASAFAQLKRHRIATILKQNYSPSHGVTIPETFEKANLVKEFENLIAKTNEIFYRFMDINDAACYYILTNAHKRRVLFTVNARELYHFVRLREDKHAQWDIRSLAEQILIHVKQVAPLTFMLACGKDKFDKVYREVFGS, encoded by the coding sequence ATGAAAGTAATACTTGCTGGATACAATGTTGATATTGATTTAATTGAGAGTGCCAAAAAAAGCAGGAAAATTGCACCAGAACAGTTAACTCCTGAAACTATTTCTGCCGCTTATGCAAGGATTAGCAGAAGTTCAAAGGATGTGAATCTATTAAGGAAAGAAGCAAGGGAAGATGTTGAGAAGGCGCGAAAATCAAATGAAAATATTGTTTTTGGCCTTGGTCATTCTTCAGTAGCAGAGCATGCGTGCTTTAACTTTGATATTATAGGTATTTCAAGGTATGCAACAGAATTTTTGGAAAATTTCAGGCTTGCCTCCTATACTGAAAAATCCCAGAGGTATGTAAAGATAGGAGATGAGAAGATTGTTCCTAAAGAATTTTCTAAATCTCCCTTTAATGAGTTATTTACTTCAATCGTGAATATGCAGTATGATTTTTACAACAAAGCATATCAGGCAATTGAAACAGTGTTAATTGAAGAAGGGTACGACAGAAAAGAAGCCTTTTTAATGGCAAAAGAGGATGCAAGGTATGCTCTTCCCCTTGCTACAAAGGGACAGCTTGGTATGACTGTTAATGGAAGAGAGCTTGAATATATTATTCAAAGGCTACAGGCTGAGAGAGTTGAAGAAGTGAAGGAATTAGGAAAAAAACTTTATGAAGAGGCATACTATATAGCACCCTCTTTAATAAAATACACCGAGCCAGAGGAGTATCACAAACTTTATCCAGAATTAAAGAAAAAGGTGGTATCTCTTGTTAGTGAGAAAAATTTTCCAATAATTTTTGCCAAAACTGATGTTTATATGGTGGATAACACTCCTAACCCTGACGAGGAGATTTTAACATCAATACTTTTTTCTCACTACAATGTAAGTTACCAAACTGCCAAAACAGTTGTCTCTCTTCTTTCATTTGACGAAAAAAAAAGTTTATTCCTTGAAATTTACAGGAATTTAAAGCCGTATCACAGTTTATTGCGTGAGTTTGAAAGGGCAAGTTTTACCTTTCAAATTACCCTTTCTGCAAGTGCCTTTGCTCAGTTAAAAAGGCATAGAATAGCAACAATTTTAAAACAAAATTACTCACCATCTCACGGTGTTACAATCCCTGAAACATTTGAAAAAGCAAACCTTGTTAAAGAGTTTGAGAATTTAATTGCTAAAACAAATGAAATATTCTACAGGTTTATGGACATAAACGATGCTGCATGCTATTACATTCTTACAAATGCTCATAAGAGAAGAGTTTTATTTACAGTTAACGCAAGAGAACTTTATCACTTTGTAAGGCTTAGAGAAGACAAACATGCCCAATGGGATATAAGGAGTCTGGCAGAGCAAATTTTAATTCATGTAAAACAGGTGGCGCCTTTAACCTTTATGTTAGCCTGCGGGAAAGATAAATTTGATAAAGTTTACAGAGAGGTATTTGGTTCATGA
- the selA gene encoding L-seryl-tRNA(Sec) selenium transferase — translation MKELFKQIPSVDQILSKKEIKDLIDKFGYPLVKDSVRKSIEKVRDEIKSGKLKEKIPEMVFELIPLKVEEVIKPSLKKVINGTGIIIHTNLGRAVLPESVADYIKSLSTCYSNLEYDIEKGKRGHRDSHAERLLSTFFNVEAATVVNNNAAAVMLIINTFAEGKEVVVSRGELIEIGGSFRIPEIMKKAGAKLVEVGTTNKTHLEDYANAINENTGLVLKVHPSNYRITGFTKSVPAKDIAKLCKQKGVVFAEDMGSGNIYDLSELGINDEPTVKESVNAGIDLISFSGDKLLGCVQAGIIIGKKEYIGRIRKNHLLRALRVDKITYAAIEKHMELLLREKYHEIPVYNMIFKQAEAIRKEIEEFISGFKLENSELEIVETSSKIGGGTTPEREIGSFALTFNLNKSPEEIEQYFRSREIPVIGRIKGERFLIDFRTILKKDIPILKNYVSQLLSH, via the coding sequence ATGAAAGAGTTGTTTAAACAAATCCCCTCTGTTGATCAAATACTCTCAAAAAAAGAAATAAAAGATTTAATAGATAAATTTGGATACCCCCTTGTAAAAGATTCTGTCAGGAAATCTATTGAAAAGGTAAGGGATGAAATTAAATCGGGGAAATTGAAAGAGAAAATTCCGGAAATGGTTTTTGAATTAATTCCCCTAAAAGTTGAGGAGGTAATTAAGCCTTCCTTAAAAAAGGTTATTAACGGTACTGGGATAATTATCCATACAAATTTAGGTAGGGCAGTTTTACCTGAAAGTGTTGCAGATTATATTAAATCTCTTTCAACCTGTTATTCCAACCTTGAATATGATATAGAAAAGGGCAAAAGAGGGCATAGGGACTCCCATGCAGAAAGGCTATTATCAACCTTCTTTAATGTGGAAGCTGCAACAGTTGTAAATAACAACGCAGCAGCGGTTATGCTTATTATTAACACCTTTGCAGAAGGAAAAGAGGTTGTTGTTTCAAGGGGAGAGTTAATTGAAATAGGCGGTTCTTTTAGAATACCTGAGATTATGAAAAAGGCAGGGGCAAAGCTTGTTGAAGTTGGCACCACAAACAAAACCCACCTTGAGGATTACGCAAATGCAATTAACGAAAACACAGGACTTGTTTTAAAAGTGCACCCGTCAAATTACAGGATTACAGGATTTACAAAAAGTGTGCCTGCAAAGGATATTGCAAAATTATGTAAGCAAAAAGGGGTTGTTTTTGCTGAAGACATGGGAAGCGGGAATATTTACGATTTAAGTGAATTAGGGATAAATGATGAACCAACTGTTAAGGAGAGTGTGAATGCAGGAATTGATCTTATATCCTTTTCAGGGGATAAATTGTTAGGCTGTGTTCAGGCTGGAATTATTATAGGTAAAAAAGAATACATTGGAAGAATTAGAAAAAACCACCTTTTAAGGGCTTTAAGGGTGGATAAAATAACCTATGCAGCAATAGAAAAACATATGGAATTGCTTTTGAGAGAAAAATACCATGAAATCCCTGTTTACAATATGATTTTTAAGCAAGCGGAAGCAATAAGGAAAGAGATTGAGGAGTTTATTTCAGGTTTTAAATTAGAGAATAGTGAACTTGAAATTGTTGAGACAAGTTCAAAAATAGGCGGTGGCACAACCCCTGAGCGTGAGATAGGGAGCTTTGCTTTAACCTTTAATTTAAACAAATCTCCTGAGGAGATTGAGCAGTATTTTAGAAGCAGAGAAATTCCTGTAATAGGAAGAATAAAGGGTGAGAGGTTTTTAATAGATTTCAGGACAATTCTAAAAAAAGATATTCCAATTTTAAAAAATTATGTCAGTCAATTACTATCACATTAA
- a CDS encoding lipopolysaccharide kinase InaA family protein, with amino-acid sequence MSVNYYHIKCKNITLAVNPKVKINCGDLRFIFSSLKDSPLKGRKNLKEFSFLMKNYVLREYHHGGILRNVLKNKYWSKNPRAFREILILLKLNEKGINVPEPLFAGKTQDFFYTQFIATEKIENARDLSEVDLNNKVVEGVFKSMEKLFDTGLYHPDMNIKNILLKEGEVYFIDFDKAFFYAKSLPEEKRYKIYKRLFRSFHKMGKLQFFLEYKFENTPPYIQKAFKDYLKVSSIRSFLWIFNKK; translated from the coding sequence ATGTCAGTCAATTACTATCACATTAAATGCAAAAATATAACATTGGCGGTAAATCCCAAAGTAAAAATTAATTGCGGAGATTTAAGGTTTATCTTCTCGTCTTTAAAAGATTCCCCTTTAAAAGGGCGAAAAAATTTAAAAGAGTTTTCTTTTTTAATGAAAAACTATGTATTAAGGGAATACCATCACGGTGGGATTCTGAGAAATGTCTTAAAAAATAAATACTGGAGTAAAAACCCCAGAGCTTTTAGAGAAATACTTATCCTTTTAAAACTAAACGAAAAGGGAATAAATGTCCCTGAACCATTGTTTGCTGGAAAAACGCAGGACTTTTTTTATACCCAGTTTATTGCCACAGAGAAGATTGAAAACGCAAGGGATTTGTCAGAGGTTGATTTGAATAACAAGGTTGTGGAAGGTGTATTTAAAAGTATGGAAAAGTTGTTTGATACAGGGCTTTATCACCCTGATATGAATATAAAAAATATTCTTTTAAAAGAGGGTGAAGTTTACTTTATAGATTTTGACAAAGCCTTTTTCTATGCTAAAAGTTTGCCAGAGGAGAAAAGGTATAAAATTTACAAAAGGCTTTTTCGATCTTTTCATAAAATGGGTAAATTACAGTTTTTCCTTGAATATAAATTTGAAAATACCCCGCCTTATATACAAAAAGCATTTAAAGATTACCTTAAAGTTTCTTCTATACGCTCATTTTTATGGATTTTTAATAAAAAATAG
- a CDS encoding DegT/DnrJ/EryC1/StrS family aminotransferase — MQVPLLDLKIQYRALKEEIEPKLREIYEKQYFILGPDVQSFEEKMAEYCGTKYAIGCASGSDALVLALMACDVKQNDEVLTTPYTFFATAGAIARICAIPVFIDINPDDFNLNPQLLEKFLEENAEKKDGEVYNKKTGRKIKAILPVHLYGQTADMKAILAIAEKWGLPVIEDSAQSIGSIDGNLNKKAGNMGKIGCFSFFPSKNLGAFGDGGALTTNDENVAKRLKSLRVHGESKRYYHDEVGFNSRLDAIQAAVLEIKLKYLEEWHRGRQKNADFYNKAFNEANCDGILATPQVLRNNRHIFNQYILRVKDRDKLVDYLRENNVGCAIYYPVPLHLQKCFEYLGYKEGDLPEAEKAAKETIALPIYPELTEEQKQYVVDTILRFYS; from the coding sequence ATGCAAGTACCTTTACTTGACCTGAAAATTCAGTATAGAGCGCTTAAAGAAGAAATTGAACCTAAGTTGAGAGAAATCTATGAAAAACAGTATTTTATTTTAGGGCCAGACGTCCAGTCTTTTGAAGAAAAGATGGCTGAATACTGTGGGACAAAATACGCCATAGGGTGTGCATCAGGTTCAGACGCCCTTGTGCTTGCTTTAATGGCCTGCGATGTTAAACAGAATGATGAGGTTTTAACAACCCCCTATACATTTTTTGCAACAGCAGGGGCAATTGCAAGGATATGTGCAATACCTGTTTTCATTGATATTAATCCTGACGATTTTAATTTAAACCCTCAACTTCTTGAAAAATTCCTTGAAGAAAATGCTGAAAAGAAAGATGGAGAGGTTTACAACAAAAAAACTGGAAGAAAAATTAAAGCAATACTGCCAGTTCACCTTTACGGACAGACAGCAGATATGAAGGCTATTCTTGCAATTGCAGAAAAGTGGGGGCTTCCTGTTATTGAAGACTCTGCCCAGTCAATTGGTTCTATTGACGGAAATTTGAATAAAAAAGCGGGGAATATGGGGAAGATAGGCTGCTTTTCATTCTTTCCTTCAAAGAATTTAGGTGCTTTTGGAGACGGTGGGGCTTTAACCACAAACGATGAAAATGTGGCAAAAAGGCTTAAATCTTTAAGGGTTCACGGTGAATCAAAGAGGTACTATCACGATGAGGTAGGCTTTAATTCAAGGCTTGACGCCATTCAGGCTGCAGTGCTTGAAATTAAATTGAAGTACCTTGAAGAATGGCATAGGGGTAGGCAGAAAAACGCCGATTTTTACAATAAAGCGTTTAATGAAGCAAATTGCGATGGGATTTTAGCCACACCTCAGGTTTTAAGAAACAATAGACACATTTTTAATCAGTATATTTTAAGGGTAAAGGACAGGGATAAACTTGTTGATTATTTAAGGGAGAACAATGTAGGCTGTGCTATTTATTACCCAGTACCTTTACATTTGCAGAAATGCTTTGAATACTTAGGATATAAAGAAGGTGATTTACCTGAGGCTGAAAAAGCGGCAAAAGAAACCATAGCATTGCCGATTTACCCTGAGTTAACTGAAGAGCAAAAACAGTATGTTGTAGATACAATTTTGAGGTTTTATTCGTAA
- the rpmE gene encoding 50S ribosomal protein L31, giving the protein MKKGIHPEYYEAEIICACGNRFKAGSTKKEIRVEICSACHPFFTGKEKLVDTAGRVEKFKRKYQNKK; this is encoded by the coding sequence ATGAAAAAAGGAATTCACCCTGAATACTACGAAGCAGAAATAATTTGCGCTTGCGGAAACAGGTTTAAAGCTGGTTCAACCAAAAAAGAAATCAGAGTTGAAATCTGTTCAGCCTGCCATCCTTTCTTCACAGGTAAGGAAAAGCTTGTTGATACCGCAGGTAGAGTAGAAAAATTTAAAAGAAAATATCAGAATAAAAAGTAA